Below is a genomic region from Jiangella gansuensis DSM 44835.
GCGGGGTCGACCGCGGGGAACATGGCGACCCGCAGCTGGTTGCGGCCGAGCTTGCGATACGGCTCCACGTCGACGATGCCGTTGGCCCGCAGCACCTTGGCGACGGCGGCGGCGTCGACGGCGTCGTCGAAGTCGATGGTGCCGACCACCAGCGACCGGGCATCGGCGTCGGTGACGTACGGCGTCGCGTACGGGCTCTTCTCCGCCCAGCTGTACAGGTGGTTCGACGAGGCCGTGGTGCGGCCTACCGCGAACTCCAGACCGCCCTGGCCGTTGAGCCAGTCCAGCTGGTCGGCCAGCAGGAAGAGGGTGGCCACGGCCGGGGTGTTGTACGTCTGGTCCTTGCGCGAGTTGTCGACGGCGGTCGGCAGGTCGAGGAACGCCGGGACGTACCGGTCGGTGGCCGCGATCTCCTCGACCCGGGCCGCTGCTGCCGGCGAGAACGCGGCGACCCACAGTCCCCCGTCGGCAGCGAAGTTCTTCTGCGGCGCGAAGTAGTAGACGTCGGCCTGCGAGACGTCGACAGGCAGGCCGCCTGCGCCGCTGGTGGCGTCGACCAGCACGAGAGCGTCGTCCGCGGCGCCCGCGACCCGGCGCACCGGCGCCATGACACCGGTGGAGGTCTCGTTGTGCGGCCACGCGTAGACGTCGACGCCGTCCTCGGCCGCCGGCTGCGGCAGCGAGCCGGGCTCGGCCTTGACCACGGCGGGCTCGTCCAGCCACGGCGCGGTCTTGGTGACGGTGGCGAACTTCGACGAGAACTCGCCGAAGGACAGGTGCTGTGCGCGCCGGCGGACCAGCCCGAAGGCGGCGGCGTCCCAGAAGGCCGTGGTGCCGCCGTTGCCCAGGATCACCTCGTAGCCATCCGGCAGCCCGAGCAGCTCGGCGACGCCCTCGCGGACGCGGTGCACGAGATTCTTGACCGGTGCCTGCCGGTGCGAGGTGCCCATGACCTCGCTGCCGCGGGCGGCGAGGGCGGCCAGGGCCTCGGGCCGCACCTTGCTCGGCCCGGAGCCGAAACGGCCGTCGGCGGGCTTGAGGTGGTCGGGGATCCGCACAGTGTCGGTCATGAGCCTCTCCGGTGTCGTGTCCGGTGGGTTACGTCAGGGTGACGACACTGTCAGATCGGCCATTGTGCCGCATCGCCCGGGCAGCCGCGAAGCCGCCCGGGCGAACTCGTCTCGGATACGTGCGATCAGCGTGGTGTGATCACGCCGCCCAGCTGGCGTTCCAGCCCGGAACGGAGTCGGGGGTACGCGGACCCGGCCCGGTGTATTTGGCCGACGGCCGCACCAGCCGGCCGGTCTTCTTCTGCTCGAGGATGTGCGCGCACCAGCCGGCGGTGCGGGCACAGGTGAACATCGAGGTGAACATGGACGCCGGCACCTCGGCGAAGTCGAGCACGATGGCGGCCCAGAACTCCACGTTCGTGGCGAGCACGCGGTCCGGCTTGCGCTCGTGCAGCTCCGACAGAGCCGCCTTCTCGAACGCCTCGGCAACCTCGTAGCGCGGCGCGCCCAGCTCACGGGCCACCCGGCGCAGGGTGCGAGCACGCGGGTCCTCGGCGCGGTAGACGCGGTGGCCGAAGCCCATGAGCCGCTCGCCGCTGTCGAGCACGCGCTTCACGTAACCCAGGGGATCGCCGGTGCGCTCGATCTCCTCGATCATGGCGAGCACCCGCGACGGCGCACCGCCGTGCAGCGGCCCGCTCATCGCCCCGACGGCCGCGGACAGTGACGCGGCGACGTCGGCGCCGGTGGAGGCGACCACCCGCGCGGTGAACGTCGAGGCGTTCATACCGTGCTCGGCGGCCGAGGTGAGGTAGGCGTCCACGGCAGCGGTGTGCCGCGGGTCGGGCTCGCCGCGCCACCGGGTCATGAACTGCTCGACGATGCTGCCGGCCTCGGCGACGACGGCGTCGGGCACCTGTGCCTGCCCGGTCGCCTCGCGGGCGGACTGGGCGACGAACGACAATGCCGTCGACGCGGTGCGCGCCAGCTGATCGCGGGCGTCGTCGTCGCTGGTGTCGAGCAGTGGCTGGAACCCCCACAGCGGGGCCAGCGTGGCCACCGCGCTCTGGGTGTCGACCCGGACGTCGCCGGTGTGCACCGGCAGCTGCAGTGGCTCGGCCGGCGGCAGGCCCGGGTCGAAGCTGCCGTCGACCAGCAGGCCCCAGACGTTGCCGAACGGCACCCGGCCGACGAGGTCGTCGATGTCGACGCCGCGGTACCGCAGCGCGCTGCCTTCCTTGTCAGGTTCGGCGATGTGCGTCTCGAAAGCGACGACACCCTCAAGGCCATGCATGACCTCGGACATTCAGTCTCCATTCGTGGTGCGCTCACGGCCCCCTCTCATCATGCCCCCCACCTGGTGGGTCTGGACAAGTTGCGACAATGTGAATGTGTGGTTTCCCACAGTGTGATACGCCACTGTGGGATCGAGGTGACACAGTGGGTGCCGTGGAGGAAGGACTGCCCCGGATGCGCCGCCGGTACACCGCCGGACGGCTGCTCGAGAGCGACGTCGCGGCCGATCCGTTCGAGGAGTTCCGCGCCTGGATGCACGACGCCGTGACCGCCGGCCTGGTCGAACCGAACGCCATGGTGCTGTCCACCGCCGGGCCGGACGGTCAGCCGAGCAGCCGGACGGTGCTGCTCAAGGGCATCGACGACGGCGGCTTCGTCTTCTTCACCAACCGTGGATCGCGCAAGGCGGCGGACATCGAGGCGAACCCACGGGTGGCGCTGTGCTTCCCGTGGATCGCGATGGAACGCCAGGTCCTGGTGTGCGGGGTCGCCCGGCCGGTGTCGCGCGCCGCGAGCCTTGCCTACTGGGTTACCCGGCCGCGGGAGTCACAACTGGGCGCCTGGGCCAGCCAGCAGTCGGCGGTCATCAGCAGCCGCGAAGACCTGGAAGCCGTCGCGGCCGAGGTGGCCGAGCGTTATCCCGCCGACGTGCCGCTGCCGGATTTCTGGGGCGGCTACCGGGTGGAACCGTCGTCGGTGGAGTTCTGGCAGGGCGGCGTCGCTCGCCTCCACGACCGGCTGCGCTACCGCCGCGAGGACGAGCGTTGGGTCGTCGAGCGACTCTCACCCTGACGGGGCGGCCGGAACGGGGTGCCC
It encodes:
- the serC gene encoding phosphoserine transaminase; this encodes MTDTVRIPDHLKPADGRFGSGPSKVRPEALAALAARGSEVMGTSHRQAPVKNLVHRVREGVAELLGLPDGYEVILGNGGTTAFWDAAAFGLVRRRAQHLSFGEFSSKFATVTKTAPWLDEPAVVKAEPGSLPQPAAEDGVDVYAWPHNETSTGVMAPVRRVAGAADDALVLVDATSGAGGLPVDVSQADVYYFAPQKNFAADGGLWVAAFSPAAAARVEEIAATDRYVPAFLDLPTAVDNSRKDQTYNTPAVATLFLLADQLDWLNGQGGLEFAVGRTTASSNHLYSWAEKSPYATPYVTDADARSLVVGTIDFDDAVDAAAVAKVLRANGIVDVEPYRKLGRNQLRVAMFPAVDPADVEALTGCIDFVVEELGR
- a CDS encoding citrate synthase 2; its protein translation is MSEVMHGLEGVVAFETHIAEPDKEGSALRYRGVDIDDLVGRVPFGNVWGLLVDGSFDPGLPPAEPLQLPVHTGDVRVDTQSAVATLAPLWGFQPLLDTSDDDARDQLARTASTALSFVAQSAREATGQAQVPDAVVAEAGSIVEQFMTRWRGEPDPRHTAAVDAYLTSAAEHGMNASTFTARVVASTGADVAASLSAAVGAMSGPLHGGAPSRVLAMIEEIERTGDPLGYVKRVLDSGERLMGFGHRVYRAEDPRARTLRRVARELGAPRYEVAEAFEKAALSELHERKPDRVLATNVEFWAAIVLDFAEVPASMFTSMFTCARTAGWCAHILEQKKTGRLVRPSAKYTGPGPRTPDSVPGWNASWAA
- the pdxH gene encoding pyridoxamine 5'-phosphate oxidase, yielding MEEGLPRMRRRYTAGRLLESDVAADPFEEFRAWMHDAVTAGLVEPNAMVLSTAGPDGQPSSRTVLLKGIDDGGFVFFTNRGSRKAADIEANPRVALCFPWIAMERQVLVCGVARPVSRAASLAYWVTRPRESQLGAWASQQSAVISSREDLEAVAAEVAERYPADVPLPDFWGGYRVEPSSVEFWQGGVARLHDRLRYRREDERWVVERLSP